The following coding sequences lie in one Peromyscus maniculatus bairdii isolate BWxNUB_F1_BW_parent chromosome 3, HU_Pman_BW_mat_3.1, whole genome shotgun sequence genomic window:
- the Tada3 gene encoding transcriptional adapter 3, with product MSELKDCPLQFHDFKSVDHLKVCPRYTAVLARSEDDGIGIEELDTLQLELETLLSSASRRLRVLEAETQILTDWQDKKGDRRFLKLGRDHELGAPPKHGKPKKQKLEGKAGHGPGPGPGRPKSKNVQPKIQEYEFTDDPIDVPRIPKNDAPNRFWASVEPYCADITSEEVRTLEELLKPPEDEAEHYKIPPLGKHYSQRWAQEDLLEEQKDGARAAAVADKKKGLMGPLTELDTKDVDALLKKSEAQHEQPEDGCPFGALTQRLLQALVEENIISPMEDSPIPDMSGKESGADGASTSPRNQNKPFSVPHTKSLESRIKEELIAQGLLESEDRPAEDSEDEVLAELRKRQAELKALSAHNRTKKHDLLRLAKEEVSRQELRQRVRMADNEVMDAFRKIMAARQKKRTPTKKEKDQAWKTLKERESILKLLDG from the exons ATGAGTGAGCTGAAGGACTGCCCATTGCAATTCCATGATTTCAAGTCTGTGGACCACCTGAAGGTCTGTCCCCGGTACACAGCAGTGCTGGCCCGCTCGGAGGACGATGGCATTGGTATCGAGGAGCTGGACACCCTGCAACTGGAGCTGGAGACCCTGCTGTCCTCCGCAAGCCGGCGACTGCGTGTGCTGGAAGCTGAGACCCAG ATCCTTACTGACTGGCAGGATAAGAAGGGTGATCGACGGTTCCTGAAGCTGGGTCGAGACCATGAGCTTGGTGCTCCCCCAAAACATGGGAAGCCCAAGAAGCAGAAACTGGAAGGGAAGGCAGGACATGGGCCCGGCCCTGGCCCAGGACGACCCAAATCCAAAAACGTTCAGCCCAAGATCCAGGAATATGAATTCACTGATGACCCAATCGACGTGCCTCGGATCCCCAAGAATGATGCTCCCAACAG GTTCTGGGCCTCTGTGGAGCCCTACTGTGCTGACATCACCAGTGAGGAGGTACGAACACTAGAGGAGCTCCTGAAGCCCCCCGAAGATGAAGCTGAGCATTATAAG ATTCCCCCACTGGGGAAGCACTACTCCCAGCGCTGGGCCCAGGAAGACTtgctggaggagcagaaggacGGGGCTCGGGCGGCGGCTGTGGCTGACAAGAAGAAAGGCCTCATGGGACCGCTGACCGAACTGGACACTAAAG ATGTCGATGCCCTGCTGAAGAAGTCCGAGGCCCAGCATGAGCAGCCAGAAGACGGGTGTCCCTTTGGTGCCTTGACACAGCGCTTGCTGCAGGCCCTGGTGGAG GAAAATATTATTTCCCCTATGGAGGACTCTCCTATTCCTGACATGTCTGGGAAAGAATCAGGGGCTGATGGGGCAAGCACCTCTCCCCGAAACCAGAACAAGCCCTTCAG TGTGCCACATACCAAGTCCCTGGAGAGCCGCATCAAGGAGGAGCTGATTGCCCAGGGCCTCCTGGAGTCTGAGGACCGGCccgctgaggactcagaggatgaGGTCCTCGCTGAGCTGCGCAAACGGCAGGCTGAGCTGAAGGCCCTCAGTGCACACAACCGCACCAAGAAGCATGACCTGCTGAG GTTGGCAAAGGAGGAGGTGAGCCGGCAGGAGCTAAGGCAGCGGGTCCGCATGGCAGACAATGAGGTCATGGATGCCTTTCGCAAGATCATGGCGGCCCGGCAGAAGAAGCGCACCCCCACGAAGAAGGAAAAGGACCAGGCCTGGAAGACCCTGAAGGAACGGGAGAGCATCCTGAAGCTCCTAGATGGCTAG